DNA from Larimichthys crocea isolate SSNF chromosome XIII, L_crocea_2.0, whole genome shotgun sequence:
caaactaaAGATGATTCACGAATACTTAATTACAGTATAATGCCATAACTGGTGAGAATACAAAATTATAGTGGTTGTATAATAGTTTCATACAACACATGTGGTCTAATACGTTACGCATTCATATTTGTTAGCAGAAAGCAGTTAAGGAGGACAGAACTTGACTGACTGCAGCAggatgaacagaaaacaaccGCAGCGAGAAATTGTTGGACGCaagaatgaatacattttccatccatccataaatATGTGGCATTTTCCAAGCAGCCAGAAAACCTCTctcacatattttaaaatatttcattaaaaaatgactaGTGTAGTAAATTCAAATGTTAGTTTCTCTGTGAATACTACAGCCACCACTCTGTTTGTACCTGTAGGAGGGGAGGTGATGACgggtgcatgtgtgtccatgtcTTTGATGAAGTCCTTGGTCAttctctccagctcctccacttCCCTCATGTTAAGAGGAACACCTCCGCCTGGGATAGGAATTGGGCCAGGGGGTGAGGGCTGcatgcacacgtacacacacaaacataaatccaTTAGTACATGTGTATACATTATTTACATAGTTACCCAGAACGAGCCTTATAgagcattttgttatttatgatTGAGTAGTTTACCTTTGAAAACACTTAGTGCAAGTCCAGAAAAGCATAAATCTGATTTGTTGACTATAAACTAAATTATTTGTACTTCCTGTACTTTTCGACTGTATACACAACGCAAACATTGTGTCTAAGTAACTAAAATAAAGATGGAACGTACCGTTGATGAAGGGGGAGTTTTTGTTGGTTGGCTAAAGGAGGGCCGGGGAGACGCCATTGTCTTGGGTTGAGGCGGAGGCACAGCAGCGGGAGGATTTTGGTTTGCGTTCACCTGACTGACAAAGGGAGAGCTCTTTATGTGATTAGAGGCTGGGGCAGCCGCCACATTGCTtggtggagcagcaggaggcgCAGGGGGAGCTGCGGGAGGTGGAGGGAAAGAGCTGGTGGCAGCGGGAGGTGGAGGGAAAGAACTGGTTGCAGTGGGAGGGGAAGGTTTTGGTGCTACACTGATTGGGGTGGTGTTCTGattcaggttctggttcagttTTTGTGCCAGAGCGGTTGATGATGTGGCCGTTCTCCCTCCGAACTTGGGAGCCACAGCGGGCGCCTTAGCGAACGGCTGAGCAGCAGCGTTTGGTGCAGAGTTGTTGTGATTGGCTTGTCGGTTCGTTCTGGCTTTGAGTTCTTCTGCCCAGGGTGCTGGAGGCGGGCGGTCTCCCATCTCAGGAGGTGGGAGGAAGGAGAGTGCTGGTTTAGGAGCGGTCggtggaggagctgaaggtTTGGGTGCTGGTGCTGAAGAATACTGGCTCGGTAACTGTGAATGAAACATCAACAATAGAACGATCtctcaacatttcttttacCCTCAAAAGACAATGTGAGACTGTTCTATGCAAGCATGCAGGTTTTGATTAGTAATATAAAACTTCCATTTATCATAAACTCGAATACATCAGAGAAAAATATCTAATGTGTAACACTGCAATGCAGCAAGCAGACACTTTTATTATATTGAATGAGGTACTTTGATTAAAGTAAACATTGGAAGCGCTCCACAGTTTGAGCTTATCAGAAGTGCTTCGTCTTTCTGACattcattttgtggttttgagcCAACATTATTCTGCCTTGATCCAGTACCTCCCAGTTGGATAAAAACACTCTCCATTTATGGCCCTCTCACTGGGTCTCTGGTAGCACGCTTTGGCTTCATCACACTCTCATGCTCTTCACTCAATTCTGTGTGCatcgctctctcgctctctcgctctctgcaAGTGTCTCCTCTCTCAGTGTGAATCACCAGCTACCTcacttcttgttttctctttcggTCCGGTGTGCTGTGCTTTGTGTGCAGTTCACTTATCACTGAGCTTTCAACCtgaacagatgaagagagactAATGAAACCAACATGGCACCTCTCCAAACTATTTCCACTGACCTACCtaccttgtttttttctcccctttctttcctctgtgtgacTCATTCTCTTTCTACAGCGAGGTTTCTGTGAGTCAGTCCCTGCAGTCGTTTTCCatcttatctctctctttttctatctgTATCCTAATGTCTCATGTCTGTTAGTGTATTTACCATCCCTCTGTGCCGTTTACCTTAGGGTTGAAAGGTCCCTTGGTCTCCATCTCAGACAGCAAGTCAGTTAAAGAGTCAAGCTGTCTATCAAAGCTGGTCTGCTTCTCCACTAGTCTCTGGTACAggaagacagaaggaggaaatggataaaataaaaattacatttatttccacaaataaaaaagaggatGTGGCCAGGATGAGAATAGAGAATGGAAAATTGTTGCCTGTCTACATATCTATGTTTGATTAAGACTCTGGAGTGTTTGGGTCTTTTATCTATTCGAAAGAAGAcgaatgaaaataaaaccaaattcTGGCTGTTAACAGGGAGTAAACACCCagaataaaagaacaaataacaaacaaactcaatGAAGTGATAATCATGATGAATAAATGCATAagatttgaattttattttccTGGTTGGATGAACGAGAGTACTGACTGTTCAATTATTTAATTTGAGATGAATTGGATTGTTTAGCATGAGCTCTTTGCTTCATTCAAACATGAGATATACACTATGctattttcatcatttcaaaagCCTCTTTAAAATTTTATGttaaacattagctaacaatGTCCGATGTCTTTGTAGCCTGACGAACCCGCTGCAATGAATGCATTCCCGCAGTAAACATTTCTACAATAAACCTTTTGTTGCATGTCTAAAATCTATTTCAGTAACATAAATGAGCAATAATCCTGTTAGAAGCATGAAGCTGGGTGATTTGCCCCAGACTAATGCTAATATAATTTGTGGGAAAATCTGAAAAGACAGTATTTCCTGCCAACACTCCATGGACTCACTGTGGTCCCACAACAATGTCCTCCAGTGTCCTAACTGATTATCACATTATACCGAAATACGTggagtgaaaagagagaaacatgaaGACAGGCGAAGCCACTTCAGACTGCATCATGACTCACCTGTGGGTTTCCAGCAGCCGCACTGGGAATANNNNNNNNNNNNNNNNNNNNNNNNNNNNNNNNNNNNNNNNNNNNNNNNNNNNNNNNNNNNNNNNNNNNNNNNNNNNNNNNNNNNNNNNNNNNNNNNNNNNNNNNNNNNNNNNNNNNNNNNNNNNNNNNNNNNNNNNNNNNNNNNNNNNNNNNNNNNNNNNNNGGGAGGGGGggcggaggaggaagggggtgTGGTTTGGCATTCGGGGGGAGGGGCTGGCAAATCATCAtccagtggaggaggaggagggggtgggaaGTCTGACAGAAATGAGGAGGGTTGATTGGTTAAAACCTGTcaggatgttttgtttgtactcATCATCCAATCCGAACATTCATCAGATATACTGGGTGCTTTAACATCATCAagtttacaacaaaaacaaacacaaacaggacgataaaaataagaaacaaaagtGTGTGGAGGCCTTGGCCAGTTTGAGAGGTGCGCCTGTTAGATGTGGGCATCCTGATCTACGTCTTCCTGCATTAAACGTGCCATGTGGAGTTTTcttataaacaaagaaaatgtttgtttggattGAATGTTTCTTACCCAAGCACACTTTGTGTATCTTTGAGGTTCCTCTCAGAAAACATTtagaaatcagatttttttttaatatatttcaaataCTCTGCTTGCACGCAAGCATGCTCAAAACGGGGGCCCACTCGTAAAAAAACATTACTCCATAGCACTTCTTGAGGTcagaaactccacagggtacctttaatTAGTCTGTTTGACTGCATCCATGATTTAGATGAGCTCAGACATCTTCAAAGTAATACTAATGCTATAATTATGCACAACTCTATAAGCAAAATTCCCCCCAAAGCAAAATATACGACCCGACATTTAAGTTAAATGTCCAAAAGTCATTACAGTACATTAACGTAAGGTCATTAAACAACTCATGCTATTGTATACTCAACTGTGAAGCACTGCATGCTGTAAGCAGCGAGGAGTAGGAGAGGGGAGGGCTGCTGACTGAGTGGATATAACTTAAAATAgtcaccaaaaaaaagaaaaagcataaataatgcaaataCCATCACAGAGCGAAGGCGGCGGAGGCAGATCTCCCACTCGACCAATCACAGCTGTGCCTATTGGTGTCGGCGATGGAGCCGAGGGAGGTGTCAGACTTTTGGGCCGTGGTGGTGCCACAGAGGCAAACTTCTTTGGCTGGTTGTAGAAGGACGGGGTAGTGACTTTGAAGTTCAGAGAGGATGTCACCATGAAGGGCTTGCTGTTGCTGGAGTCCTccattttgtgtatttatctGAGGATGAACACAAGAAACATGAAGCACGACAGTCAGAAACCGAACAGGACGATATTCCTTtacaaaaatgtatgaaataggTTGCAGTGAAGTTCAATAACAGAGTTCAAATAACTCAGGAGTCTCAGCTCACACCCCACATAATGAAACCAGCATTTATCAGCTGACTGAGCTCTGAACGTCAAAGAGCTTGCATTCCTTGGCAGAGTAAAGCATGTTGGATCTTTTTTGCCGCAGAATTAGTGGTGATGacacatcaacaaaacatttggcCTGTCACAGGTCCAAACTACGGACTAATTGTATGCAGATTTGGAGACTGAAcacactgggaaaaaaaaaaagtgacaaagtcTAAATTTTCTTGGTATTCTCGAGAGGTGCTGATGGATGATGGTGGTAAGACGGCTGTGGGaacaactgaaaacataaaaagagtAATAAATCTTTGGgagaacatttttcttttgctgtgttAAGTGCCCAACTTTAGAATTGGCAATAGCTTCCTAAAAGTTGCAGCTTGATTGATTCAATCTGTGTATATTGTTTAGCATTTCCTGTTAGtacaaaacactttttatatatataactgcCAAAACGGCACACTATGCAGATTGGTACCTATTGTGTACTTTATATCTGGGACACAGCTGTCTTGACCTCTtagaaaaactaattaaaatgaaGGTTTATTGCGGCTTGCAGTGTTTTAAAATCAACTTTGGATGTGGACTATTTCTGGATGTAGTGAAacagcagttaaaaaaaaaaaagaagaaacgaAAACAACCAGCAGGCATTCTGTAAATCTAGTGCTACTATTTAAACACAAAGGCTTTGGCAAATAGTCCACAGTGGAATGAGAGGAAAGTGTGAAAATGTCCTCAGGGCATGCATACAGAGCAGACATAGTGGCACTCCTAGATGCCAGAAAAGATTTACAATATTTAACACATGGTTGTTtacagtgacataaaaacacGACGGATGAGGGAGGGCCAGTTTGAAGCGATAGCAACTATCATAACATTTTCATGTGAGGtgcgtcaaaaaaaaaagaagaaagaagggtGAGATCAAATATTTACCTCACATGCTGGTGGTTAAACAAATGTTGATGTTAACTTCGGCGTCTCTATCGAGATTCCTCGCCAAAGTCTGGACACATTTCCCTGAAGGCCACCGGCCCCCGAACGTGACCTTTTTAGTCAAAAGCGCGGTTGTTCTGTCTGACCCCGTCCAccagtgcacacaaacataggCAGACGCacacatctgtacacacactgactgtcttAACTCTCTCCGCAATCTGAAAGAGTTGCACACtcctaataataatgattataatgATTGCACAACTGTGCCGATGATTAACACACAAATGTCGGGACTATTTCTGCAGCTTTTAACAGCTTGTAAAAGATAAATGTCTCACAGCCACTGCAGCTGTAACCGAATGAGTCTCAGGTGGTAAAAATTAGACAAATTGCAGAACATTTTCCACTGAACAAACAATATGTAATTAAcatctctttgtgttgtgtggcatTTATCTTCTACTTCATAATGAAGGTTACACAGCACTGATGCCTTCATAAATGTCAAAGTAACCATAAAAAAAGAGTGTGGGACTATTTTCCCAGCCATTTATAATTCAAAAGTACTTCAATAAATTTCTGTTTGTTGGGTGTGTTCGCTCTATTAAAGCTACACCAGCCCTTCCAAAAAGAGTGGCGAGCAGATGAAGCAAAACAGTGATTAAAGGTTGTATTAATGTGTCTTGATACAGCTTTCTTGAGTTGGCTTTAATACTTCTTTCACAGCACAGGGGTTGATGTGCATGCTTAGGTTTCTTCTCAATAATGAGgtaatttataatatataatatattctcctttactttatatattatataaaagtAAGAGTGAATGctacagaaatattaaaacagtaAAGGGGTACAGATTCTCTTTTCTTCTGACCAAGACGAAGTTGTAACATTCACAAATCCTCCGTGCACAAAACGCTGAGTACTGCAGTTGTCAAAAACAACATCTCCCAAAGCCGCAGTAACCTCTGTTTGCACTGTGGGTAGAAACGATCAGTGGGTTTTTTCACCATTTTGATATAATTGAGTTTGCATTTGAGAAAACAAGCTTTCCAGGAAGAGATCAAGTCTGACGTGGTCTTGAAAATGATTATGTAGACTGGGGCCCTAGCTGACAAGTAAAAGCTAAACTAACCAGAGGCATTTCATCCTCATTCCATTTTGTTGGGACATACAGCTTCAACCCCTCATGTTCTGACAGGACAAGAAATACTTACGAAGCTCATGAAAGTATCCCTGTTGCTATAACCGGCTTCTCCGATGTGAAAGCAGCGCAaccttttctcttctgcttttcGGTTTAACTTCCTTTAAATCTTACCGATCTTTTAACCACATATGTCCAAGGACGTGATGTCCTCTCGGCATGTGGAGGTGTCAACTTTCATAAGGTGTCATTAGATGTCCCACTTTAACCATACAAGGACATAATTCATAATTTGTCAGCATTTTAATCAAATAGCCCCATCTGCGTGTATGTTTCATCCTTTTTCAGCTACAACAGCATATTTTTGAGACAAACACcagttaaaatgtttattttgttacagCTTTCTGATCTTGAAAGGCT
Protein-coding regions in this window:
- the zyx gene encoding zyxin, whose translation is METKGPFNPKLPSQYSSAPAPKPSAPPPTAPKPALSFLPPPEMGDRPPPAPWAEELKARTNRQANHNNSAPNAAAQPFAKAPAVAPKFGGRTATSSTALAQKLNQNLNQNTTPISVAPKPSPPTATSSFPPPPAATSSFPPPPAAPPAPPAAPPSNVAAAPASNHIKSSPFVSQVNANQNPPAAVPPPQPKTMASPRPSFSQPTKTPPSSTPSPPGPIPIPGGGVPLNMREVEELERMTKDFIKDMDTHAPVITSPPTEVCGKCGEALSRTQPAVRAMDKLFHSNCFCCMSCHRPLQGMQFYDRDGSPQCEDCYMSSLAVCSRCGEKITDRVLKAVGQCFHAHCFRCSTCSCTLEGAPFITDDNNNPYCVQDYHRRFSPLCVSCNEPIIPAAGSEETVRVVALDKNFHLKCYRCEDCARPLSIEADENGCYPLDGRILCMKCHTQRAKQAAQ